From Chthoniobacterales bacterium:
ACGCGATAGTTGCGGTTGGTGATCCCGCCGCTCAGGGGGACGACTTCCACGGCGCTTCCCGGCGCCAGTCGCTCGCGGACCAGATTGCGAACGGCGGTGGCGTGGTTCATGCATTCACCCGGCGACGCTCCGGGTCGTAAAACGGCAGTTGGACGACGCGGGCCGGCAGGCGCTTTTGGTAGCCGTCGAGGCGGCCGACCTCGAGTTCGGTGCCGGGCGCGCGGGAATCGATGAAAACGCGGGCGAGGGCGAGATTCTTGCGGAGAATCGGCGAACGCATGGCGCTGGTGACCACGCCGACGTGGGCGCGGCCCGCAAAGACGCCGTCACCGTGCGCGACGGGTTCGTTTCCCTCGATCTCGAGGCCGACGAGCGCGCGCTGCTGGCCGGCCTTGCACCGTTCGAGCGCGGCGCGGCCGAGGAAATCCTCGTCTTTGTTCTTCAGGTCGACAGCGAAGCCGATGCCGGCCTCGATCGGGTCGACCTCGCTGGAAAACTCGTGGCCGGCAAAGATGAGGCCGGCCTCGATGCGGAGCATGTCGAGCGCCTCGAGGCCGAGCGGGAGGAGTCCACACGGCGCTCCGGCGGCGAGGATCGCATCCCAGACGACGACGGCGTCCTTCGGGTGGCACCAGATTTCGTAGCCGAGCTCGCCGGTGTAGCCGGTGCGCGAAACGATGACGGGAATGCCGAGCGCGCCGCCGAATCGTCCGATGGTGAAGCGGAAGCGGGCGAGCTCCTCGATGCGCGGCTGGAGGGGCGGGGCCCAGAGCACATCGGCGAGGATTTCGCAGCTGAGCGGGCCCTGGAGGGCGAGGTTGTGGAGCTGGTCGGTCGAGGTTTTGACGAAGACGCGGAGGTTGTGTGCGGCAGCCTGTTTGCGGAGCCACTCGCCGGCGTATTCGTCGCCGCCAATCCAGCGGAAGTTTTCCCGACCGAGGCGGAAGACGGTGCCGTCGTCGAGCATGCCGCCGGACTCGAAGCAGATCGCGGCGTAGGCGATCTGGCCGATGGCGAGGCGGCGGACGTCACGCGTGAGGCAGAGTTGCAGGAGATTCTCGGCGTCGGGACCGGTGACCTCCCACTTCCGCAGCGCGGAGAGGTCCATGAGCGCGGCCTTCTCGCGGCAGGCGTAGTATTCCGCGATGGCGCCGTGGCCGGTGTAGCTGGCGGGAAGCCAGTAGCCGCGATACTCGACGAAGTGCCGGGTGAGCGCGGAGGTGCGCGGGTGGAAGGCGGTCTCCTTCGTGAGGCGGGCGTCCTTCTCGCCGTTCATGCGGAAGGCGCTGGCGCGGGGAAAATTCTCACTGGCGGCGTAGAGGCGCACGTGGATGTCGGTTGGCTCCCAGCCGTTCGCGGGGTCGATATCGTCGGCGCAGGACGAAGTGGCGCAGAGGAGATCGCGCTTCGCCCGGAGCAGCACGTAATCGCCGGCACGGGACCACGGCTCGTCCATGTGGAGCGAGCCCGCGGCGTCGATCCAGGTGTTGAAGAAGAAATTGATCGCCGGCCAGCCGGCGCGCGGCGCGATGCCGTGCGGGGCGAGCACGGCGTTGAAATTGTCGGTGCAGTTCGAGTGGCCGGGGTAGCCCTGGTCTTCATAATATTTCGCGGTGCAGGCCAGCGAGAAGGTGTCGTGCCGGCCGACGGTGTCCTGCACGACCTCGACGAGCGGTTGGAAATCCTGATCGAAGAATGTGGCGAACAACCCCGGCCCGGGGCAGCTCGCGCCCATGAGCGTGCGCGTGGCGGTGGCGTCGAGGCCGCGCTCCACGCCGGCGGCGAGCCACTCGGCATCGAAGGCGAGGAAGTCGGAGCACTGGCGGCCGGCGACATCGAGAATCTGAATGTATTCCCCGGCACGCACGACGAACGCCTCGGCCGTGGCGGCGCGAACGCGGATCTCGTGGATCGGCTC
This genomic window contains:
- a CDS encoding DUF1989 domain-containing protein; protein product: MPRPLTFAPRASSPDLRVPGGGSIALTLRAGQILEVTDPEGGQRCEARWAREAAVTSLFDEDHVAGFSTRLEVSSDTSLVLEAPGAPMPVEGGIPPTYLAVRVTGAGESLPAPLAEPIHEIRVRAATAEAFVVRAGEYIQILDVAGRQCSDFLAFDAEWLAAGVERGLDATATRTLMGASCPGPGLFATFFDQDFQPLVEVVQDTVGRHDTFSLACTAKYYEDQGYPGHSNCTDNFNAVLAPHGIAPRAGWPAINFFFNTWIDAAGSLHMDEPWSRAGDYVLLRAKRDLLCATSSCADDIDPANGWEPTDIHVRLYAASENFPRASAFRMNGEKDARLTKETAFHPRTSALTRHFVEYRGYWLPASYTGHGAIAEYYACREKAALMDLSALRKWEVTGPDAENLLQLCLTRDVRRLAIGQIAYAAICFESGGMLDDGTVFRLGRENFRWIGGDEYAGEWLRKQAAAHNLRVFVKTSTDQLHNLALQGPLSCEILADVLWAPPLQPRIEELARFRFTIGRFGGALGIPVIVSRTGYTGELGYEIWCHPKDAVVVWDAILAAGAPCGLLPLGLEALDMLRIEAGLIFAGHEFSSEVDPIEAGIGFAVDLKNKDEDFLGRAALERCKAGQQRALVGLEIEGNEPVAHGDGVFAGRAHVGVVTSAMRSPILRKNLALARVFIDSRAPGTELEVGRLDGYQKRLPARVVQLPFYDPERRRVNA